The following are encoded in a window of Streptomyces sp. Go-475 genomic DNA:
- a CDS encoding FAD-binding and (Fe-S)-binding domain-containing protein, whose product MTTATRDLAGLTARIVEIAPGLRVETGPGATGPYAYDASNYRVPPQAVVFPRTADDVVAVVRACRETGIPVTARGGGTSMAGNAVGPGVVLDFSRYMNRILDMDVEARTARVEAGVVLDALRGATALHGLDFGPDPSSHSRCTLGGMIGNDACGNRSVRDGRTSGHVEALEIVTADGVRAVADHTGLHPVDPGDGEVIARLESDLRRLVEDNLAPIRTELGRIPRQVSGFQLQHLLPENGFDVARALVGTEGSCAVVTAATVRLVAAAQASALLTLGYEDVVEAAEDVPEILRFSPSAVEGMDEAIVATMRARRGPDSVTGLPEGRAWLYVELEGDDPAVVNARAAELLDVLKARGRMTGGRVVESPAERRALWRVREDGAGLAARLVDGGESWPGWEDAAVAPEHLAAYLRDFRKLLATHQLTGVLYGHFGAGCVHVRIDFDPATEAGRAVMRRFLTEAAALVVGHGGTLSGEHGDGRARSELLQVMYSHRMIGLFAAFKQVFDPEGLLNPGVIVDPAPLDADLALRELPVLDTAFGFPHDEDGFAGSVRRCVGVGRCRSDAGGVMCPSYRATGEENASTRGRARMLQEMVRGETIKDAWRSTEVRDALDLCLSCKACSSDCPVGVDMATYKAEFLHQHYKGRLRPRSHYSLGWLPKTSALAGYAARPVNALLRGPLGKLLARLGGVTTKRRIPAFASRRALRRILRAAQAPGPAKAVLFVDSFTRAFRPEIAGAASRVLADAGIPCAPQEGLCCGLTWVSTGQLNVARKIMARTVAALDDGDDRPIIVAEPSCAAALKRDVPELLGTEAAQRVASRVQTFTAALTDLADQDWSPPPLPENVVLQTHCHEYATFKGRRPADLLRRLGVREVDEAEGCCGLAGNFGFEAEHYETSMAVADLALKPRIDHLDGRPVVADGFSCATQIDHLAGDRDIRALHLAELLDPAADHTGETP is encoded by the coding sequence ATGACCACCGCCACCCGCGACCTGGCGGGTCTGACGGCCCGCATCGTCGAGATCGCGCCCGGTCTGCGGGTGGAGACCGGCCCGGGAGCGACGGGCCCCTACGCCTACGACGCCTCCAACTACCGTGTCCCGCCGCAGGCCGTGGTCTTCCCGCGTACCGCGGACGATGTGGTGGCGGTGGTGCGGGCCTGCCGGGAGACGGGCATCCCGGTCACGGCCCGGGGTGGTGGCACGAGCATGGCCGGCAACGCGGTCGGGCCGGGGGTGGTGCTGGATTTCTCCCGGTACATGAACCGGATCCTGGACATGGACGTGGAGGCCCGTACGGCGCGGGTCGAGGCCGGTGTCGTCCTGGACGCGCTGCGCGGCGCGACCGCGTTGCACGGGCTGGATTTCGGGCCGGATCCGTCCTCGCACAGCCGCTGCACCCTCGGCGGCATGATCGGCAACGACGCGTGCGGCAACCGGTCGGTGCGCGACGGGCGGACCAGCGGCCACGTCGAGGCCCTGGAGATCGTGACGGCGGACGGTGTGCGGGCCGTGGCCGACCACACGGGGCTGCATCCGGTGGACCCTGGTGACGGCGAGGTCATCGCGCGCCTGGAATCCGACCTCAGGCGGTTGGTCGAGGACAATCTGGCGCCGATCCGTACCGAGCTGGGCCGGATCCCTCGTCAGGTGTCGGGTTTCCAGTTGCAGCACCTGCTGCCGGAGAACGGCTTCGATGTGGCTCGTGCTCTGGTGGGCACGGAGGGCTCCTGTGCGGTCGTCACCGCCGCGACGGTCCGCCTGGTGGCGGCCGCACAGGCATCCGCGCTGCTGACGCTGGGCTACGAGGACGTGGTCGAGGCGGCCGAGGACGTGCCGGAGATCCTGCGCTTCTCGCCCAGCGCGGTGGAGGGCATGGACGAGGCGATCGTGGCCACCATGCGTGCCCGCCGCGGCCCGGACTCCGTCACCGGGCTGCCCGAGGGGCGGGCCTGGCTGTATGTCGAGCTGGAAGGCGACGACCCGGCAGTGGTCAACGCTCGGGCCGCTGAGCTGCTGGATGTGCTCAAGGCGAGGGGGCGGATGACGGGCGGCCGGGTCGTGGAGAGCCCGGCGGAGCGGCGTGCGCTGTGGCGGGTGCGTGAGGACGGGGCCGGGCTGGCCGCCCGGCTCGTGGACGGCGGCGAGTCCTGGCCCGGCTGGGAGGACGCGGCCGTCGCCCCGGAGCACCTGGCCGCCTACCTGCGCGACTTCCGCAAGCTGCTGGCCACGCACCAGCTGACCGGTGTGCTGTACGGGCACTTCGGCGCCGGCTGCGTCCACGTGCGCATCGACTTCGACCCGGCGACGGAGGCGGGGCGGGCGGTCATGCGCCGGTTCCTCACCGAAGCCGCCGCCCTGGTCGTCGGGCACGGCGGCACGCTGTCGGGCGAGCACGGTGACGGACGCGCCCGCAGCGAACTGCTCCAGGTGATGTACAGCCACCGCATGATCGGCCTGTTCGCCGCATTCAAACAGGTTTTTGACCCCGAGGGGCTGCTCAACCCGGGCGTGATCGTCGACCCCGCGCCCTTGGACGCCGACCTCGCGCTGCGTGAACTGCCAGTGTTGGACACGGCGTTCGGCTTCCCGCACGACGAGGACGGTTTCGCCGGCTCCGTACGCCGCTGCGTCGGTGTGGGGCGGTGCCGCAGTGACGCGGGCGGGGTGATGTGCCCCAGCTACCGGGCCACGGGCGAGGAGAACGCCTCCACCCGCGGCCGGGCCCGCATGCTCCAGGAGATGGTCCGCGGCGAGACGATCAAGGACGCCTGGCGCTCGACCGAAGTGCGCGATGCCCTCGATCTGTGCCTGTCGTGCAAGGCCTGCTCCAGCGACTGCCCGGTCGGCGTCGACATGGCCACCTACAAGGCGGAGTTCCTCCACCAGCACTACAAGGGCCGCCTGCGCCCCCGTTCCCACTACTCACTGGGCTGGCTGCCCAAAACCTCCGCCCTGGCCGGATACGCCGCCCGGCCGGTCAACGCCCTGCTGCGCGGGCCGCTCGGCAAACTCCTGGCCCGCCTGGGCGGCGTCACGACCAAGCGGCGAATCCCCGCCTTCGCCTCCCGCCGCGCCCTGCGCAGGATCCTGCGCGCGGCCCAGGCCCCCGGGCCCGCGAAGGCCGTGCTGTTCGTGGACAGCTTCACCCGCGCCTTCCGACCCGAGATCGCGGGAGCCGCGAGCCGGGTGCTGGCCGACGCCGGTATCCCCTGCGCGCCGCAGGAGGGACTGTGCTGTGGGCTGACCTGGGTCAGCACCGGCCAGCTGAACGTCGCCCGCAAGATCATGGCCCGCACGGTCGCCGCGCTCGACGACGGTGACGACCGGCCGATCATCGTGGCCGAGCCGAGCTGTGCGGCAGCGTTGAAACGTGACGTCCCCGAACTGCTCGGCACCGAGGCCGCCCAGCGCGTGGCGAGCCGCGTCCAGACTTTCACCGCGGCCCTCACGGATCTCGCCGATCAGGACTGGAGCCCGCCACCGCTGCCCGAGAACGTCGTCCTCCAGACTCACTGCCACGAGTACGCCACCTTCAAGGGCCGCCGCCCCGCCGACCTGCTGCGCCGGCTCGGCGTGCGCGAGGTGGACGAGGCCGAGGGCTGCTGCGGACTCGCCGGGAACTTCGGCTTCGAGGCCGAGCACTACGAAACGTCGATGGCCGTCGCCGATCTGGCCCTCAAACCCCGCATCGACCACCTCGACGGACGCCCCGTCGTCGCCGACGGCTTCAGCTGCGCCACCCAGATCGACCACCTCGCCGGAGACCGGGACATCCGCGCCCTGCACCTCGCGGAACTCCTCGACCCCGCCGCCGACCACACAGGAGAGACACCATGA
- a CDS encoding aminotransferase class III-fold pyridoxal phosphate-dependent enzyme: protein MTALSPHLRQATPVVAARGEGVHLYGEDGRRYLDFTAGIGVTSTGHCHPRVVAAAQEQVGTLVHGQYTTVMHQPLRRLVEKLGEVLPAGLDSLFFTNSGSEAVEAALRLARQATGRPNVIVCHGGFHGRTVAAASMTTSGIRFRSGFSPLMSGVVVTPFPTAFRYGWDEETATRFALKELDYTLQTISSPADTAAIIVEPVLGEGGYVPANRAFMEGLRERADRHGFLLILDEVQTGVGRTGRFWGHDHFGVTPDILVTAKGLASGFPLSGIAASEELMSKAWPGSQGGTYGANAVACAAACATLDVVRDEKLVDNAEAMGKRLRQGLEAVADRTPGIGDVRGLGLMLATEFVTEDGSPDPETAARVQRAAVDEGLLLLLCGAWNQVVRMIPALVIDETAVDEGLQAWANAVEAGTSGASDR from the coding sequence ATGACCGCACTGTCGCCGCACCTTCGCCAGGCCACGCCCGTCGTGGCGGCCCGGGGCGAAGGCGTCCACCTCTACGGTGAGGACGGCCGCCGCTACCTCGACTTCACCGCCGGCATCGGCGTCACCAGCACCGGGCACTGCCACCCCAGGGTCGTGGCGGCGGCGCAGGAGCAGGTCGGCACGCTGGTGCACGGCCAGTACACGACCGTCATGCACCAGCCGCTGCGCCGCCTCGTCGAGAAGCTCGGCGAGGTGCTGCCCGCCGGCCTGGACAGCCTGTTCTTCACCAACTCCGGCAGCGAGGCCGTCGAGGCGGCGCTGCGCCTGGCCCGCCAGGCCACCGGCCGCCCCAACGTCATCGTCTGCCACGGCGGCTTCCACGGCCGTACCGTCGCCGCCGCCTCCATGACGACCTCCGGCATCCGCTTCCGGTCCGGCTTCTCCCCGCTGATGAGCGGCGTCGTCGTCACCCCGTTCCCGACGGCCTTCCGCTACGGCTGGGACGAGGAGACCGCGACCCGCTTCGCCCTCAAGGAGCTGGACTACACCCTCCAGACGATCTCCTCGCCCGCCGACACCGCCGCGATCATCGTCGAGCCGGTGCTCGGCGAGGGCGGCTACGTGCCCGCGAACCGCGCCTTCATGGAGGGGCTGCGCGAGCGGGCGGACCGGCACGGCTTCCTGCTGATCCTCGACGAGGTGCAGACCGGCGTCGGCCGCACGGGCCGCTTCTGGGGCCACGACCACTTCGGCGTCACCCCGGACATCCTCGTCACCGCCAAGGGCCTGGCCAGCGGCTTCCCCCTCTCCGGCATCGCCGCCTCCGAGGAACTGATGAGCAAGGCCTGGCCCGGCTCGCAGGGCGGCACGTACGGCGCCAACGCCGTCGCCTGCGCCGCCGCCTGCGCGACCCTGGACGTCGTCCGCGACGAGAAGCTCGTCGACAACGCCGAGGCGATGGGCAAGCGGCTGCGCCAGGGCCTGGAAGCCGTCGCCGACCGGACCCCGGGCATCGGCGACGTCCGCGGCCTCGGCCTCATGCTCGCCACCGAGTTCGTCACCGAGGACGGCAGCCCCGACCCCGAGACCGCCGCCCGCGTGCAGCGCGCCGCCGTCGACGAAGGCCTGCTCCTGCTGCTCTGCGGCGCCTGGAACCAGGTCGTCCGGATGATCCCGGCGCTCGTGATCGACGAGACGGCCGTGGACGAGGGCCTCCAGGCCTGGGCCAACGCGGTCGAGGCCGGCACGTCGGGGGCGTCTGACCGATGA
- a CDS encoding PucR family transcriptional regulator ligand-binding domain-containing protein produces the protein MNEHPPTAGRDSAPAGRAPTVADVLALPVLAAGQPQVVTGLRQLDRPVRWVHITELTDPASFLKGGELVLTTGMPLPEDAAGVRRYVDELTEVGAAALVIELVRRYHRPPDALVRACRARGLPLVTLARDVNFLEVTQVVHALILGSQAEAMRRTQRIHEAFTALTLRGAGPEDVVRAAAEMSGRTVVLENLMHQALICEPSGSTVRDALTGWERRSRATEPGDRTEVGGPEGWLTAPVSYQGERWGRLAMLPAEGQPFGPEHRTVLERTAMALTVARLIHATPWEHTAHRNALRDLAGQRHHSPEDARARCAALGLPTEGGVFLAVLAELGPGGEGGEPETRLHQELASAGVPALVGELSPGRLGILLALRPAQSWRPVAERLSRAVLALAPAATVGAGSEVADLADAARSFREAARVLEATPPGQPLPADRSFHELPDIDLRRLLYALREDTRIQDYTERRLGRLIDHDTRHGTELLTTLGHYLDAAGNKTTAARRGGLSRETMYQRLRTIERLLDTDLESGERRTELHVALTALRVLRGD, from the coding sequence GTGAACGAACACCCCCCGACGGCCGGCCGGGACTCCGCCCCGGCCGGTCGCGCGCCCACCGTCGCCGACGTCCTGGCGCTGCCCGTCCTGGCCGCCGGGCAGCCCCAGGTCGTCACCGGGCTGAGGCAGCTGGACCGGCCGGTGCGCTGGGTGCACATCACCGAGCTGACCGACCCGGCCTCCTTCCTCAAGGGCGGCGAGCTGGTCCTGACCACCGGCATGCCCCTGCCCGAGGACGCCGCGGGGGTTCGCCGGTACGTGGACGAGCTGACCGAGGTGGGGGCGGCCGCCCTGGTCATCGAACTGGTGCGGCGCTACCACCGCCCGCCCGACGCCCTCGTCCGGGCGTGCCGCGCCCGGGGCCTGCCCCTGGTGACGCTCGCCCGGGACGTCAACTTCCTGGAGGTCACCCAGGTCGTCCACGCGCTCATCCTCGGCAGCCAGGCCGAGGCGATGCGCCGGACCCAGCGGATCCACGAGGCGTTCACCGCCCTGACCCTGCGCGGCGCGGGACCGGAGGACGTGGTGCGCGCTGCGGCGGAGATGAGCGGCCGTACGGTCGTCCTGGAGAACCTGATGCACCAGGCGCTGATCTGCGAGCCGTCGGGAAGCACGGTGCGGGACGCCCTCACCGGCTGGGAGCGGCGCTCCCGGGCCACCGAGCCCGGCGACCGCACGGAGGTGGGCGGACCGGAGGGCTGGCTCACCGCACCCGTGTCCTACCAGGGCGAACGCTGGGGCCGGCTGGCGATGCTGCCCGCCGAGGGGCAGCCCTTCGGGCCGGAGCACCGCACCGTCCTGGAGAGGACGGCGATGGCGCTGACGGTCGCCCGTCTCATCCACGCCACGCCGTGGGAGCACACGGCCCACCGCAACGCCCTGCGGGACCTGGCGGGACAGCGCCACCACTCCCCCGAGGACGCCCGGGCCCGCTGCGCCGCGCTGGGCCTGCCGACGGAGGGCGGTGTCTTCCTGGCGGTCCTCGCGGAGCTGGGGCCGGGCGGCGAGGGCGGCGAGCCGGAGACGCGGCTGCACCAGGAGCTGGCCTCGGCGGGGGTGCCGGCGCTCGTCGGCGAACTCTCCCCCGGCCGCCTCGGCATCCTGCTGGCCCTGCGGCCCGCCCAGTCCTGGCGTCCCGTGGCCGAACGCCTGAGCCGCGCCGTGCTGGCCCTGGCTCCGGCAGCGACCGTCGGCGCCGGCTCCGAGGTGGCCGACCTCGCCGACGCGGCCCGTTCCTTCCGGGAGGCGGCCCGGGTCCTGGAGGCCACCCCGCCCGGCCAGCCCCTGCCCGCCGACCGCTCCTTCCACGAACTGCCGGACATCGACCTGCGCCGTCTGCTGTACGCCCTGCGCGAGGACACCCGGATCCAGGACTACACCGAGCGCCGCCTCGGCCGGCTCATCGACCACGACACCCGGCACGGCACCGAGTTGCTGACGACCCTGGGCCACTACCTGGACGCCGCCGGCAACAAGACCACCGCGGCCCGCCGCGGCGGGCTGTCCAGGGAGACCATGTACCAGCGGCTGCGCACGATCGAACGCCTCCTGGACACCGACCTGGAGTCCGGCGAGCGCCGCACCGAACTCCACGTGGCCCTCACGGCGTTGCGCGTGCTGCGGGGCGACTGA
- the paaE gene encoding 1,2-phenylacetyl-CoA epoxidase subunit PaaE, translated as MEPAPAPAARARARRRPVFHALRVAAVQPLCEDAVAVSFDIPAELAEEFAFAPGQSLTLRREIDGRDERRSYSICSPAGTAPRIGVRVVPGGLFSSWLVHEVRPGDTVEVMAPTGAFTPDLTTPGHHVLVAAGSGITPMVSIAESVLAADPRSTVTLLYGNRRTGTVMFADELADLKDLYPTRFQLAHVLSREPREAEVLSGRLDAERLSALVDALVDVESADHWWLCGPHGMVRAAQQVLAGLGVPPDRVHQELFYADDEPVREVRHTETGPTGPVSQVTVTLDGRSTTSALPRERTILEGAQQTRPDLPFACKGGVCGTCRALVTDGKADMRRNFALEPAEVDAGYVLTCQSFPVSEALTVDFDT; from the coding sequence ATGGAGCCGGCCCCCGCCCCGGCGGCACGCGCGCGTGCCCGCCGCCGTCCGGTCTTCCACGCCCTGCGGGTCGCCGCCGTGCAGCCCCTGTGCGAGGACGCGGTGGCCGTCAGCTTCGACATCCCCGCCGAACTCGCCGAGGAGTTCGCCTTCGCGCCCGGCCAGTCGCTCACCCTGCGGCGCGAGATCGACGGCCGCGACGAGCGCCGCTCCTACTCCATCTGCTCACCCGCCGGCACGGCACCCCGCATCGGCGTGCGCGTGGTGCCCGGCGGCCTCTTCTCCTCCTGGCTCGTGCACGAGGTCCGCCCCGGCGACACCGTCGAGGTGATGGCCCCCACCGGCGCCTTCACCCCCGACCTCACCACCCCCGGCCACCACGTCCTCGTCGCGGCCGGCTCCGGCATCACGCCCATGGTCTCCATCGCCGAGTCCGTCCTCGCCGCCGACCCCCGCTCGACGGTCACCCTCCTCTACGGCAACCGCCGCACGGGCACGGTGATGTTCGCCGACGAACTGGCCGACCTGAAGGACCTCTACCCGACGCGCTTCCAGCTCGCCCACGTCCTGTCCCGCGAGCCCCGCGAGGCCGAGGTGCTCTCCGGCCGCCTCGACGCCGAGCGGCTGTCCGCGCTCGTCGACGCGCTGGTCGACGTGGAGTCCGCCGACCACTGGTGGCTGTGCGGCCCGCACGGCATGGTCCGCGCCGCCCAGCAGGTCCTGGCCGGCCTCGGCGTGCCCCCCGACCGCGTCCACCAGGAGCTGTTCTACGCCGACGACGAGCCCGTCCGCGAGGTCCGGCACACCGAGACCGGCCCCACCGGCCCGGTCAGCCAGGTCACCGTCACCCTCGACGGCCGCTCCACCACCTCCGCCCTGCCCCGCGAGCGGACCATCCTCGAAGGCGCCCAGCAGACCCGCCCGGACCTGCCGTTCGCCTGCAAGGGCGGCGTCTGCGGCACCTGCCGCGCCCTGGTCACAGACGGCAAGGCCGACATGCGCCGCAACTTCGCCCTCGAACCGGCAGAGGTCGACGCGGGCTACGTCCTCACGTGCCAGTCGTTCCCCGTGTCGGAGGCGCTGACGGTGGACTTCGACACCTGA
- the paaD gene encoding 1,2-phenylacetyl-CoA epoxidase subunit PaaD has protein sequence MVTTVLDARQARRIAEQVPDPELPMLTLADLGVLREVSLTEDGTVVASLTPTYSGCPAMAEMRAGVAARLRDAGYARVEIRTVLDPPWTSDWITAEGRRKLAEHGIAPPGDAPARAAGPVPLVLSPTRRSVPCPRCGHPDTEETSRFGATSCKALWRCLACREPFEYVKEI, from the coding sequence ATGGTGACGACAGTGCTGGACGCGCGGCAGGCCCGGCGGATCGCCGAGCAGGTGCCCGACCCCGAGCTGCCCATGCTGACCCTGGCCGACCTGGGCGTGCTGCGCGAGGTGTCGCTCACCGAGGACGGCACGGTCGTCGCGAGCCTGACCCCCACCTACTCGGGCTGCCCGGCCATGGCGGAGATGCGCGCCGGCGTGGCCGCCCGGCTGCGCGACGCCGGGTACGCGCGCGTGGAGATCCGCACCGTCCTCGACCCGCCCTGGACCAGCGACTGGATCACGGCGGAGGGCCGCCGCAAGCTCGCCGAGCACGGCATCGCCCCGCCCGGGGACGCGCCCGCCCGCGCCGCCGGACCGGTGCCGCTCGTGCTGTCACCGACCCGCCGCTCGGTGCCCTGCCCCCGCTGCGGCCACCCCGACACCGAGGAGACCTCCCGCTTCGGCGCCACGTCCTGCAAGGCCCTGTGGCGCTGCCTCGCCTGCCGCGAGCCCTTCGAGTACGTCAAGGAGATCTGA
- the paaC gene encoding 1,2-phenylacetyl-CoA epoxidase subunit PaaC — protein sequence MSDDHVYLTLAEGHEDDTRWAYGTGFEDPLHGVDTTVPGGVDAGELADLCVTLADDALISAQRLAEWTTRAPELEEEVALANIGLDLLGQARLLYSRAGQVDGTGRDEDAFAYFRDAGDFRNVRLAELPNGDFAFSIVRLLVLSSWRLAHFERLTAHRDPVLAAIAAKGVKELAYHRQYAAEWAVRLGDGTDESHRRMRRAQEQVAPYLGELFTAYDVRDEVVAVLRQVTEAAGLPMPVFRPLPGSGRAGEHTEHLAPLLAELQGVARAHPEAAW from the coding sequence ATGAGTGACGACCACGTCTACCTGACCCTCGCCGAGGGGCACGAGGACGACACCCGCTGGGCCTACGGCACCGGCTTCGAGGACCCGCTGCACGGCGTCGACACCACCGTGCCGGGCGGCGTCGACGCCGGTGAACTGGCCGACCTCTGCGTCACGTTGGCCGACGACGCCCTGATCTCGGCCCAGCGGCTCGCCGAGTGGACCACCCGCGCCCCCGAGCTGGAGGAGGAGGTGGCGCTGGCCAACATCGGGCTCGACCTGCTCGGCCAGGCCCGCCTGCTCTACTCCCGCGCCGGCCAGGTCGACGGCACCGGCCGCGACGAGGACGCCTTCGCCTACTTCCGCGACGCGGGCGACTTCCGCAACGTACGCCTGGCCGAACTGCCCAACGGCGACTTCGCGTTCTCGATCGTCCGGCTGCTGGTGCTCTCCAGCTGGCGCCTCGCGCACTTCGAGCGGCTCACCGCCCACCGCGACCCGGTGCTCGCCGCGATCGCCGCCAAGGGCGTGAAGGAGCTGGCGTACCACCGGCAGTACGCGGCCGAGTGGGCCGTGCGCCTGGGCGACGGCACCGACGAGTCGCACCGCCGGATGCGCCGGGCACAGGAGCAGGTGGCGCCCTACCTGGGCGAGCTGTTCACGGCGTACGACGTCCGCGACGAGGTCGTCGCCGTCCTGCGGCAGGTCACCGAGGCCGCCGGACTGCCCATGCCCGTCTTCCGCCCGCTGCCCGGCTCGGGCCGCGCCGGGGAACACACCGAGCATCTCGCCCCGCTGCTGGCCGAGCTGCAGGGCGTGGCCCGCGCCCACCCGGAGGCGGCATGGTGA
- the paaB gene encoding 1,2-phenylacetyl-CoA epoxidase subunit PaaB, whose translation MTAEKQNWPLYEVFVRGKRGLNHVHVGSLHAADDRMALTHARDLYTRRNEGVSIWVVRSEHIAASTRDEKDPFFAPSADKVYRHPTFYDIPDDVPHI comes from the coding sequence ATGACCGCCGAGAAGCAGAACTGGCCGCTGTACGAGGTGTTCGTACGGGGCAAGCGCGGCCTGAACCACGTCCACGTGGGCTCGCTGCACGCCGCCGACGACCGGATGGCCCTCACCCACGCCCGCGACCTGTACACGCGGCGCAACGAGGGCGTGAGCATCTGGGTCGTCCGCTCCGAGCACATCGCCGCCTCCACCCGCGACGAGAAGGACCCCTTCTTCGCGCCCAGCGCCGACAAGGTCTACCGCCACCCGACCTTCTACGACATCCCCGACGACGTCCCGCACATCTGA
- the paaA gene encoding 1,2-phenylacetyl-CoA epoxidase subunit PaaA: MDTTHSSPPGADGTEPVLQRHFDATIARDQRIEPRDWMPEGYRKTLIRQIAQHAHSEIIGMQPEGEWITRAPSLRRKAILFAKVQDEAGHGLYLYSAAETLGADRAELTERLIEGRQKYSSIFNYPTLSFADVGVIGWFVDGAAICNQVPLCRSSYGPYARAMVRICKEESFHQRQGYELLMTMMRGTPEQREMVQDAVNRWWWPSLMMFGPPDDASPNSAQSMAWKIKRHSNDELRQRFVDMTVPQAEKLGVTLPDPELRWNEERGHHDFGTPDWDELMRVIKGDGPCNAQRMERRRSAHEEGAWVREAATAHAAKQASRTRKGAVA; encoded by the coding sequence ATGGACACGACACACTCCAGCCCCCCGGGGGCGGACGGCACCGAGCCGGTTCTCCAGCGGCACTTCGACGCGACGATCGCGCGGGACCAGCGGATCGAGCCCCGTGACTGGATGCCGGAGGGCTACCGGAAGACACTGATCCGCCAGATCGCGCAGCACGCGCACTCGGAGATCATCGGCATGCAGCCGGAGGGCGAGTGGATCACCCGCGCGCCGTCGCTGCGCCGCAAGGCCATTCTGTTCGCGAAGGTCCAGGACGAGGCGGGACACGGGCTGTACCTGTACTCGGCGGCGGAGACGCTGGGCGCCGACCGCGCCGAGCTGACCGAGCGGCTCATCGAGGGCCGCCAGAAGTACTCCTCGATCTTCAACTACCCGACGCTGAGCTTCGCCGACGTCGGCGTGATCGGCTGGTTCGTCGACGGCGCCGCGATCTGCAACCAGGTGCCGCTGTGCCGGTCCTCGTACGGGCCGTACGCGCGCGCCATGGTGCGGATCTGCAAGGAGGAGTCCTTCCACCAGCGGCAGGGCTACGAACTGCTGATGACGATGATGCGCGGCACCCCGGAGCAGCGCGAGATGGTGCAGGACGCCGTGAACCGCTGGTGGTGGCCCTCCCTGATGATGTTCGGCCCGCCCGACGACGCCTCGCCCAACTCCGCGCAGTCCATGGCCTGGAAGATCAAGCGGCACAGCAACGACGAACTGCGCCAGCGCTTCGTCGACATGACCGTCCCGCAGGCCGAGAAGCTCGGCGTGACGCTCCCCGACCCGGAGCTGCGCTGGAACGAGGAGCGGGGCCACCACGATTTCGGCACGCCCGACTGGGACGAGCTGATGCGGGTCATCAAGGGCGACGGCCCGTGCAACGCCCAGCGGATGGAGCGGCGCCGCAGCGCCCACGAGGAGGGCGCCTGGGTGCGCGAGGCGGCCACCGCCCACGCGGCCAAGCAGGCGTCCCGGACGCGGAAGGGAGCGGTGGCATGA
- the paaI gene encoding hydroxyphenylacetyl-CoA thioesterase PaaI — MFAADRASRGLGIELLEQGEGTAVLRMTVTPAMVNGHGIAHGGYVFLLADTAFACACNSHGPVTVAAGADITFVTPAHEGDVLVARAEERTRYGRSGLYDVTVLRDDEVIAEVRGRSRSIRSTRSEESG; from the coding sequence ATGTTCGCCGCGGACCGGGCCTCCCGCGGGCTCGGGATCGAGCTGCTGGAGCAGGGTGAAGGGACCGCCGTGCTGCGGATGACGGTGACCCCGGCGATGGTGAACGGGCACGGGATCGCCCACGGCGGCTACGTCTTCCTGCTCGCCGACACCGCCTTCGCGTGCGCCTGCAACAGCCACGGCCCGGTGACCGTCGCGGCCGGCGCCGACATCACCTTCGTGACACCGGCGCACGAGGGCGACGTCCTCGTGGCACGGGCCGAGGAGCGCACCCGGTACGGCCGCAGCGGCCTCTACGACGTGACCGTGCTGCGGGACGACGAGGTGATAGCGGAGGTCCGGGGCCGCAGCCGAAGCATCAGGAGCACGAGGTCGGAGGAGTCGGGATGA